The following coding sequences lie in one Chanos chanos chromosome 4, fChaCha1.1, whole genome shotgun sequence genomic window:
- the prokr1b gene encoding prokineticin receptor 1b produces the protein MGEKNISNLAAIFAETHDQVPLFDHDLHFYETDYGVPADEMPDTTQGQAFFVATIVIGVVLFCIMLVCGVGNFLFIATLARYKKLRNLTNLLIANLAISDFIVAIVCCPFLLDYYVVKQLSWDHGLLLCASVNYLRTVSLYVSTNALLAIAVDRYMAIVHPLKPRMKYQTAYCMITGVWIVPALISIPSAYFASETMYPHVNNLSNKIFCAQIWPVDQQLYYRSYFMFIFAVEFLGPVLIMALCYIRISRELWFKNVPGFQTEQIRKRLRCRRKTVMVLIGILTAYILCWAPYYGFTILRDFHPTVISRERNSLVAFYIIECIAMGNSMINTFCFVSVKNNTVKYLKRIVLFRWRSTYTSRKTVEETDMRTLSVPVTEVIDCMRLR, from the exons atgggagaaaaaaacatcagtaaCTTGGCAGCAATTTTTGCAGAGACTCATGATCAAGTGCCACTCTTTGATCATGATTTGCATTTCTATGAGACTGACTATGGCGTGCCAGCTGACGAGATGCCAGACACCACACAGGGTCAGGCTTTCTTTGTGGCCACCATTGTTATCGGCGTGGTGCTCTTCTGCATCATGCTGGTGTGTGGCGTGGGTAACTTCCTCTTCATCGCTACCTTAGCACGCTACAAAAAACTGAGAAACCTCACCAACCTCCTGATTGCAAATCTAGCCATTTCTGACTTCATTGTGGCCATAGTGTGTTGTCCCTTCCTGCTAGATTACTACGTGGTGAAGCAGCTCTCTTGGGACCATGGGCTCTTGCTCTGCGCATCTGTCAATTACCTCAGAACTGTGTCCTTGTACGTGTCAACCAATGCCTTGCTGGCTATCGCTGTTGACAG GTATATGGCCATAGTTCATCCACTAAAGCCCAGGATGAAGTACCAGACAGCCTACTGCATGATTACTGGTGTATGGATTGTCCCAGCACTAATATCTATTCCCTCTGCATACTTTGCCTCTGAAACCATGTATCCACATGTAAACAACCTCAGCAACAAGATCTTTTGCGCTCAGATCTGGCCAGTGGACCAGCAGCTCTACTACCGCTCTTATTTTATGTTCATCTTTGCTGTGGAGTTCCTAGGTCCAGTCCTGATTATGGCTCTGTGTTACATTCGCATCTCCAGGGAGCTGTGGTTCAAAAACGTGCCTGGCTTTCAGACTGAGCAAATCCGTAAACGTCTACGCTGCCGGAGAAAAACCGTCATGGTTCTCATCGGCATCCTTACTGCTTACATCCTTTGCTGGGCACCATATTACGGCTTCACCATCTTACGTGACTTCCACCCGACAGTCATCTCCAGGGAGAGGAACTCTCTGGTGGCCTTCTACATTATAGAGTGCATCGCTATGGGCAACAGCATGATCAACACCTTCTGCTTTGTCAGTGTCAAGAACAACACCGTGAAGTATCTCAAGAGGATTGTGCTGTTCCGTTGGAGGTCTACCTACACTTCCAGAAAGActgtggaggagacagacaTGAGGACATTATCAGTTCCGGTGACGGAGGTGATTGACTGTATGCGCCTGAGGTGA